One genomic segment of Agromyces intestinalis includes these proteins:
- a CDS encoding ABC-F family ATP-binding cassette domain-containing protein: MGFIDVNGVSYSLPDGRPLLADLAFRVPEGRTTALVGANGAGKTTLLRILRGDLRPDHGSVQVDGGLGVMDQFIGTGVTAAGTEPTVAGLLVSVAPERVRAAAIELEASELAIIERDDTASQMRYASALADYAEAGGYDQEVVWDHCTMAALGVPFERARWRELATLSGGEQKRLALEALLRGPEQVLVLDEPDNSLDVPGKRWLEAELRATPKTVLLVSHDRELLARAADRIVTLEASPAGSSAWVHGAGFDGYHEARETRFERLDELRRRWDEQHAALKTLVATMKQKATYNDGMASRYQAALTRLRRFEEAGPPDERPPAQAVSMRLRGARTGKRAVVCEGLELTGLMRPFDLEVWYGDRVAVLGANGSGKSHFLRLLAGGGSDPDPSQGHLTTVGRTLDRVPHRGRAVLGARIVPGWFAQSHGQAGLDGRTLLEILHRGDEHRDGLPREAASGALDRYGLALAAQQPYESLSGGQRARFRILLLELSGVTLLLLDEPTDNLDLVSAEALEDALGRFDGTVLAVTHDRWFARSFDRYLVFREDGEVVEADAPVWDEGRVVRAR; the protein is encoded by the coding sequence ATGGGCTTCATCGACGTCAACGGCGTCTCGTACTCACTTCCCGACGGCCGGCCGCTGCTGGCCGATCTGGCGTTCCGCGTGCCCGAGGGGCGCACCACGGCGCTCGTCGGCGCGAACGGGGCCGGCAAGACCACGCTGCTGCGGATCCTCCGCGGCGACCTGCGCCCCGACCACGGCAGCGTGCAGGTCGACGGCGGCCTCGGCGTGATGGACCAGTTCATCGGCACCGGCGTCACAGCCGCAGGCACCGAGCCGACCGTCGCGGGCCTGCTCGTCTCGGTGGCGCCCGAACGCGTGCGTGCGGCCGCGATCGAGCTCGAGGCATCCGAACTGGCCATCATCGAACGCGACGACACCGCGAGCCAGATGCGCTACGCGAGCGCCCTCGCCGACTACGCCGAGGCCGGTGGGTACGACCAGGAGGTGGTGTGGGATCACTGCACCATGGCGGCTCTCGGCGTGCCGTTCGAGCGCGCCCGCTGGCGCGAACTCGCGACGCTGTCGGGCGGCGAGCAGAAGCGGCTCGCCCTCGAGGCGCTGCTGCGCGGGCCCGAGCAGGTGCTGGTGCTCGACGAGCCCGACAACTCGCTCGATGTGCCGGGCAAGCGCTGGCTCGAGGCCGAGCTGCGCGCGACACCGAAGACCGTGCTGCTCGTGTCGCACGACCGTGAGCTGCTGGCGCGAGCGGCCGACCGCATCGTGACGCTCGAGGCGTCGCCCGCGGGCAGCTCCGCCTGGGTGCACGGCGCTGGCTTCGACGGGTACCACGAGGCCCGCGAGACCCGCTTCGAGCGCCTCGACGAGCTGCGCCGCCGCTGGGACGAGCAGCACGCCGCGCTGAAGACCCTCGTCGCGACGATGAAGCAGAAGGCGACCTACAACGACGGCATGGCCTCGCGGTACCAGGCCGCGCTGACCCGGCTGCGCCGGTTCGAGGAGGCCGGGCCGCCCGACGAGCGACCGCCCGCGCAGGCGGTGTCGATGCGGTTGCGCGGCGCCCGCACCGGCAAGCGCGCGGTCGTCTGCGAGGGGCTCGAGCTCACCGGGCTCATGCGCCCGTTCGACCTCGAGGTCTGGTACGGCGACCGCGTCGCGGTGCTCGGGGCGAACGGGTCGGGCAAGAGCCACTTCCTGCGGCTGCTGGCGGGCGGCGGCAGCGACCCCGACCCGTCGCAGGGGCACCTCACGACCGTCGGGCGAACCCTCGATCGGGTGCCGCATCGCGGTCGCGCCGTGCTCGGTGCGCGCATCGTGCCGGGCTGGTTCGCGCAGAGCCACGGTCAGGCGGGCCTCGACGGGCGCACGCTGCTGGAGATCCTGCACCGCGGCGACGAGCACCGTGACGGCCTGCCTCGCGAGGCCGCGAGCGGTGCGCTCGACCGGTACGGGTTGGCCCTGGCGGCCCAGCAGCCGTACGAATCGCTCTCGGGCGGGCAGCGGGCGCGGTTCCGGATCCTGCTGCTCGAGCTCTCGGGCGTGACGCTGCTGCTGCTCGACGAGCCGACCGACAACCTCGATCTGGTCTCGGCCGAGGCGCTCGAGGACGCGCTCGGCAGGTTCGACGGCACCGTGCTCGCGGTCACCCACGATCGATGGTTCGCCCGGTCGTTCGATCGGTACCTGGTCTTCCGCGAGGACGGCGAGGTCGTCGAAGCGGATGCCCCGGTGTGGGACGAGGGGCGGGTGGTGCGGGCGCGCTGA
- a CDS encoding DoxX family protein, whose product MTTTAPTARASAPRRNPWAQTFLSPVPIAFVGGIAGTSLAGAILAGFGTTVLTGWQAALTGGLVLMFLIGASGRLNPKLRRGLAAMVPPALPRPDLIVAATGVLEAAGAIGLLVPATHRIAAACLALLLIAVFPANVRAARLGDRLGSLASPLVPRTIEQIVFVASCVAVAIG is encoded by the coding sequence ATGACCACCACGGCACCCACCGCCCGCGCCTCGGCACCGAGGCGCAATCCCTGGGCGCAGACCTTCCTCTCGCCCGTGCCGATCGCGTTCGTCGGGGGCATCGCCGGCACCTCACTCGCCGGCGCGATCCTCGCCGGGTTCGGCACCACCGTGCTCACCGGCTGGCAGGCCGCACTCACGGGCGGCCTCGTGCTCATGTTCCTGATCGGGGCATCCGGCCGTCTCAACCCGAAGCTGCGCCGCGGACTCGCCGCGATGGTGCCGCCCGCGCTGCCGCGACCCGACCTCATCGTCGCCGCGACCGGGGTACTCGAGGCGGCCGGCGCGATCGGCCTGCTCGTGCCGGCGACGCACCGCATCGCCGCCGCCTGCCTCGCCCTGCTGCTCATCGCGGTGTTCCCGGCGAACGTGCGCGCAGCTCGGCTCGGCGACCGCCTCGGCAGCCTGGCGTCACCCCTCGTTCCGCGCACGATCGAACAGATCGTGTTCGTGGCATCCTGCGTCGCGGTCGCGATCGGGTGA
- a CDS encoding TetR/AcrR family transcriptional regulator, with amino-acid sequence MAYHHGRLRETLIDEAVAAIEADGVDRLSLRDLARRAGVSHAAPAHHFGDRTGLFTAIAIDGFDRLTAVLEASGGDFAEAGVAYVRFATAERGRFEVMFRTELLRDDDPALAAARERAGAVLRAGAGAEAGDARANALAAWSLVHGFATLWNSGAIDADGQAPDELARVIAVRLFGSPERVTRASRGGDTPVR; translated from the coding sequence ATGGCCTACCACCACGGTCGACTCCGCGAGACGCTCATCGACGAGGCCGTCGCCGCGATCGAGGCCGACGGCGTCGACCGCCTCAGCCTGCGCGACCTCGCACGCCGCGCCGGGGTGTCGCACGCGGCGCCCGCCCACCACTTCGGCGACCGCACGGGCCTGTTCACCGCCATTGCGATCGACGGATTCGACCGGCTCACCGCGGTGCTCGAGGCATCCGGCGGCGACTTCGCCGAGGCCGGCGTGGCCTACGTGCGGTTCGCGACCGCCGAACGCGGCCGGTTCGAGGTGATGTTCCGCACCGAGCTGCTGCGCGACGACGACCCCGCGCTCGCGGCGGCGCGCGAGCGGGCCGGCGCCGTGCTGCGCGCCGGAGCCGGCGCCGAGGCAGGCGACGCGCGGGCCAACGCGCTCGCCGCGTGGTCGCTCGTGCACGGGTTCGCGACCCTCTGGAACTCGGGCGCGATCGACGCGGACGGGCAGGCGCCCGACGAACTCGCGCGCGTGATCGCCGTGCGCCTGTTCGGCTCGCCCGAGCGGGTCACCCGAGCGAGCCGGGGCGGCGACACCCCGGTTCGATAG
- a CDS encoding GuaB3 family IMP dehydrogenase-related protein, with protein sequence MSQEIEIGRAKRGRRVYAFDDVAIVPSRRTRDPEDVSVAWGIDAYQFDIPFLAAPMDSVVSPQTAIMMGQLGGLGVLDLEGVWTRYDDPEPVLAEIRGLSQSGATRRMQEIYSEPIKPELVTARLAEIRAAGVTVAGALSPQRTQELYETVVAAGVDLFVIRGTTVSAEHVSKNQEPLNLKKFIYELDVPVIVGGAATYTAALHLMRTGAAGVLVGFGGGAASTTRKALGIHAPMATAVADVAGARRDYLDESGGRYVHVIADGGLGTSGDIVKAIACGADAVMLGSALARATDAPGGGQHWGAESHHSKLPRGNRVEVGTVGSLEEILYGPASVAEGTANLVGALRRSMATTGYSDLKEFQRVEVVVAPYQGA encoded by the coding sequence GTGAGCCAGGAGATCGAGATCGGACGCGCCAAGCGCGGCCGCCGCGTGTACGCCTTCGACGACGTGGCGATCGTCCCGAGCCGTCGCACCCGCGACCCCGAGGACGTCTCGGTCGCATGGGGCATCGACGCCTATCAATTCGACATCCCGTTCCTCGCCGCCCCGATGGACTCGGTTGTCTCGCCGCAGACCGCGATCATGATGGGCCAGCTCGGCGGCCTCGGCGTGCTCGACCTCGAGGGCGTGTGGACGAGGTACGACGACCCCGAGCCCGTGCTCGCCGAGATCCGCGGGCTCTCGCAGTCGGGGGCAACCCGGCGCATGCAAGAGATCTACTCCGAGCCGATCAAGCCCGAGCTGGTGACCGCCCGGCTCGCCGAGATCCGCGCCGCAGGGGTCACCGTGGCCGGCGCACTCTCGCCGCAGCGCACGCAAGAGCTGTACGAGACCGTCGTCGCCGCCGGCGTCGACCTGTTCGTGATCCGCGGCACCACGGTGTCGGCCGAGCACGTCTCCAAGAATCAGGAGCCGCTCAACCTCAAGAAGTTCATCTACGAACTCGACGTGCCCGTCATCGTCGGCGGCGCGGCCACCTACACCGCGGCGCTGCACCTCATGCGCACGGGCGCGGCGGGCGTGCTCGTCGGCTTCGGCGGCGGAGCGGCGTCCACCACGCGCAAGGCGCTCGGCATCCACGCGCCGATGGCCACGGCGGTCGCGGATGTCGCGGGCGCGCGCCGCGACTATCTCGACGAGTCGGGCGGGCGGTACGTGCACGTGATCGCCGACGGCGGGCTCGGCACGTCGGGCGACATCGTGAAGGCGATCGCATGCGGCGCCGATGCGGTGATGCTCGGTTCCGCGCTGGCTCGCGCGACGGATGCCCCGGGCGGCGGCCAGCACTGGGGCGCGGAGTCGCACCATTCCAAGCTGCCGCGCGGCAACCGCGTCGAGGTGGGCACCGTCGGCTCGTTGGAGGAGATCCTCTACGGCCCGGCGTCGGTCGCCGAGGGCACCGCGAACCTCGTCGGCGCACTGCGGCGCTCGATGGCGACCACCGGGTACTCCGACCTGAAGGAGTTCCAGCGGGTCGAGGTCGTCGTCGCGCCGTATCAGGGCGCGTAG
- a CDS encoding glycerol-3-phosphate dehydrogenase/oxidase, which yields MARLKSVARSNKLGPDERAAAIQRLKDKELDILVVGGGIVGTGAALDSVTRGLSTGLLEARDWASGTSSRSSKLVHGGIRYLEQLDFRLVREALIERGLLLQRLAPHLVKPVRFLYPLQTRVIERFYVGSGMMLYDIFSWTGGRPPGVPHHRHLSKRQVQRAIPSLAPDALVGGLTYYDAQVDDARYVAVLARTASFYGAHIASRVKVEGFLKVGERVGGVRAHDLQTGEHFEVRAKQVVNATGVWTDDTQRMVGERGTFHVRASKGIHLVVPRDRIHSAMGMIFRTEKSVLFIIPWGRHWLIGTTDTDWHLDKAHPAATAADIDYLLEHVNRVLQVPLTREDVEGVYAGLRPLLAGESDQTSKLSREHIVAHTVPGLVVVAGGKWTTYRVMAKDAIDAAADALDGRVPASTTEDIPLLGAEGYQAAWNKRGKIARAFGVHKVRIEHLLNRYGTLTDDLLDLIRNDPKLGEPLPGADDYLAAEVVYACTHEGALHLDDVLARRTRISIEAWDRGVSAAPVAAKLMAKSLGWDAEREQLEVERYLQRVAAERESQLQPDDESADRVRLEAPDIVKVD from the coding sequence ATGGCGCGTCTGAAGTCGGTGGCACGTTCGAACAAGTTGGGGCCCGACGAGCGGGCCGCCGCGATCCAGCGGCTGAAAGACAAAGAACTCGACATCCTCGTGGTGGGCGGCGGCATCGTCGGCACCGGCGCGGCGCTCGACTCCGTGACCAGGGGTCTGTCCACCGGTCTGCTCGAAGCCCGCGACTGGGCGTCGGGCACGTCGAGCCGATCGTCGAAGCTCGTGCACGGCGGCATCCGCTATCTCGAGCAGCTCGACTTCCGGCTCGTGCGCGAGGCGCTCATCGAGCGAGGTCTGCTGCTGCAGCGTCTCGCGCCGCACCTCGTGAAGCCGGTGCGGTTCCTCTACCCGTTGCAGACCCGTGTCATCGAGCGGTTCTACGTGGGCAGCGGCATGATGCTGTACGACATCTTCAGCTGGACGGGCGGTCGCCCGCCCGGCGTGCCGCACCACCGGCACCTCTCGAAGCGGCAGGTGCAGCGGGCCATCCCGTCGCTCGCACCCGACGCGCTGGTGGGCGGGCTCACCTACTACGACGCCCAGGTCGACGACGCGCGCTACGTGGCGGTGCTCGCCCGCACCGCCTCGTTCTACGGCGCCCACATCGCCAGCCGGGTGAAGGTCGAGGGGTTCCTGAAGGTGGGCGAGCGGGTCGGCGGCGTTCGGGCGCACGACCTGCAGACCGGTGAGCACTTCGAGGTGCGCGCGAAGCAGGTCGTGAATGCGACCGGCGTCTGGACCGACGACACCCAGCGCATGGTCGGCGAGCGCGGCACCTTCCACGTGCGCGCGTCCAAGGGCATCCACCTCGTGGTGCCGCGCGATCGCATCCACTCGGCGATGGGCATGATCTTCCGCACCGAGAAGAGCGTGCTGTTCATCATCCCCTGGGGCCGGCACTGGCTCATCGGCACGACCGACACCGACTGGCACCTCGACAAGGCGCATCCCGCGGCGACCGCCGCCGACATCGACTACCTGCTCGAGCACGTGAACCGGGTGCTGCAGGTGCCGCTCACGCGCGAGGACGTCGAGGGCGTGTACGCCGGCCTGCGTCCGCTGCTCGCCGGCGAGAGCGACCAGACGTCGAAGTTGTCGCGCGAGCACATCGTCGCGCACACCGTGCCGGGCCTCGTCGTCGTCGCCGGCGGCAAGTGGACGACGTACCGGGTCATGGCGAAGGACGCGATCGACGCGGCCGCGGACGCGCTCGACGGGCGCGTGCCGGCGTCGACCACCGAGGACATCCCCCTGCTCGGGGCCGAGGGCTACCAGGCGGCGTGGAACAAGCGCGGCAAGATCGCGCGCGCGTTCGGGGTGCACAAGGTGCGGATCGAGCATCTGCTGAACCGCTACGGCACCCTGACCGACGATCTGCTCGACCTCATCCGCAACGACCCGAAGCTCGGCGAACCGCTGCCGGGCGCCGACGACTACCTCGCAGCCGAGGTGGTGTACGCCTGCACGCACGAGGGCGCGCTGCACCTCGACGACGTGCTCGCGCGTCGCACCCGCATCTCGATCGAGGCGTGGGATCGCGGCGTCTCGGCCGCGCCGGTCGCGGCGAAGCTCATGGCGAAGTCGCTCGGCTGGGACGCCGAGCGCGAGCAACTCGAGGTCGAACGGTACCTGCAGCGGGTCGCCGCTGAGCGCGAATCGCAGCTGCAGCCCGACGACGAGTCCGCCGACCGGGTACGGCTCGAGGCGCCCGATATCGTGAAGGTCGACTGA
- a CDS encoding cation:proton antiporter regulatory subunit: MVEVRRVVLPGVGMLHSFTTLDGVELSVIAHRMGARDLIAKVAGNAIANVRLEESEARTVADLLGGTRIVESIAELDDVPGVPIAWAIIDDDDVLGGKPIASLPTVDGVSLVAVVRGRRAIPAPPVDFVVEPGDILVAVGPDEGIQQVFHAIMHGSGEDAEV, encoded by the coding sequence ATGGTCGAGGTGCGGCGGGTCGTGCTCCCCGGGGTCGGGATGCTGCACTCGTTCACGACGCTCGACGGCGTCGAGCTCTCGGTGATCGCGCACCGCATGGGCGCGCGCGACCTCATCGCGAAGGTCGCGGGCAACGCGATCGCCAACGTGCGACTCGAAGAGAGCGAGGCGCGCACCGTCGCCGACCTGCTGGGCGGCACCCGCATCGTCGAGTCGATCGCCGAACTCGATGACGTTCCCGGAGTCCCGATCGCGTGGGCGATCATCGACGACGACGACGTGCTCGGCGGCAAGCCGATCGCCTCGCTGCCGACGGTCGACGGAGTGTCGCTCGTCGCCGTAGTCCGGGGCCGCCGGGCCATTCCGGCACCGCCCGTCGACTTCGTCGTCGAGCCCGGCGACATCCTCGTCGCGGTCGGGCCCGACGAGGGCATCCAGCAGGTGTTCCACGCGATCATGCACGGCTCCGGTGAGGACGCCGAAGTCTGA
- a CDS encoding SURF1 family protein → MLRPRWVLALIAALAVAAGFALLGQWQLDRAVEQATVIERPTEEVRPFDGVAEPDGPTLQVATGQRVEVQGAFVPGDTVLVDGRLNDGVLGTWVVAHLEVTDAPPGGLPIALGWAPDIVAAQSALDRFEASVDPDEPVRVIGRFLPSEPPTDPDHDGDPHAMSTVSVAALINLWADFDDRPVYFGYVTAAEPAPGLEAISSPPPEEQAELNWLNVFYAVEWVVFAGFAIFLWYRLVRDAVQREREEAELAAEAATPPSR, encoded by the coding sequence ATGCTGCGCCCGCGATGGGTGCTCGCGCTCATCGCCGCGCTCGCCGTGGCCGCCGGGTTCGCGTTGCTCGGGCAGTGGCAGCTCGATCGAGCCGTCGAGCAGGCGACCGTGATCGAGCGCCCCACCGAGGAGGTGCGGCCCTTCGACGGGGTCGCCGAGCCCGACGGGCCGACCCTGCAGGTCGCGACGGGGCAACGCGTCGAGGTGCAGGGCGCCTTCGTGCCCGGCGACACGGTGCTCGTCGACGGCCGGCTCAACGACGGCGTGCTCGGCACGTGGGTGGTCGCACACCTCGAGGTGACGGATGCTCCGCCGGGCGGCCTGCCGATCGCACTCGGGTGGGCGCCCGACATCGTAGCGGCGCAGTCGGCACTGGATCGGTTCGAGGCATCCGTCGACCCTGACGAACCGGTGCGCGTGATCGGGCGGTTCCTGCCCAGCGAACCGCCGACCGACCCCGACCACGACGGCGACCCGCACGCGATGTCGACCGTGTCGGTCGCGGCGCTCATCAACCTGTGGGCCGACTTCGACGACCGGCCGGTCTACTTCGGCTACGTCACCGCGGCCGAGCCAGCGCCAGGGCTCGAGGCGATCTCGTCGCCGCCGCCCGAGGAGCAGGCCGAGCTGAACTGGCTGAACGTCTTCTACGCGGTCGAGTGGGTGGTGTTCGCGGGCTTCGCGATCTTCCTCTGGTATCGGCTCGTGCGCGATGCCGTGCAGCGCGAGCGCGAAGAGGCCGAGCTCGCGGCCGAGGCGGCTACTCCGCCGAGCCGCTGA
- a CDS encoding VOC family protein: MLTSSYPVLCTTDVAARAAFYREHFGFEAVFAADWYVSLRHPASSTELALLDAAHPSIPAGYGRPAAGVLVNLELDDVDAAAERLAAAGVPVVQPLRDEPFGQRHVIVRDPGGVLVDVITEIEPSPEFAAAFSGSAE; the protein is encoded by the coding sequence ATGCTCACCAGCAGCTATCCCGTGCTCTGCACGACCGACGTGGCCGCGAGGGCCGCCTTCTACCGCGAGCACTTCGGGTTCGAGGCCGTGTTCGCGGCCGACTGGTACGTCAGCCTGCGGCATCCCGCGTCGTCGACCGAGCTCGCGCTCCTCGACGCGGCGCATCCGTCGATCCCCGCGGGCTACGGCCGACCGGCCGCGGGCGTGCTCGTCAACCTCGAGCTCGACGACGTGGACGCCGCGGCCGAACGGCTCGCCGCGGCCGGGGTTCCGGTCGTGCAGCCGCTGCGCGACGAGCCGTTCGGCCAGCGGCACGTGATCGTGCGCGATCCCGGCGGAGTGCTCGTCGACGTCATCACCGAGATCGAGCCCTCGCCCGAGTTCGCGGCGGCGTTCAGCGGCTCGGCGGAGTAG
- a CDS encoding TetR/AcrR family transcriptional regulator: MATKAEQRDRTRAEIVRIATRRFAESGYAGVALEDLVAEAGLTRGALYHHFGSKLGLFQGVVDAAQRGVAEAVEAAADAHDDTLEGFLAGCRAFLEASLAPAVRRILLVEGPAVLGWGEWREGDLETSVRLLDAGVAELAAAGVVDGDGLDLGIVTAMLSGALNEAALVSAEASDPDAGTDAAIATLRRMLVGLAPAAAQ; this comes from the coding sequence ATGGCGACGAAGGCCGAGCAACGCGACCGCACGCGTGCCGAGATCGTGCGCATCGCCACCAGGAGGTTCGCCGAGTCGGGGTACGCGGGCGTCGCCCTCGAAGACCTCGTGGCCGAGGCGGGCCTCACCCGCGGTGCGCTGTACCACCACTTCGGCAGCAAGCTCGGGCTCTTCCAGGGGGTCGTCGACGCCGCGCAGCGCGGAGTGGCCGAAGCCGTCGAAGCCGCCGCCGACGCGCACGACGACACGCTCGAGGGATTCCTCGCCGGCTGCCGGGCCTTTCTCGAGGCGAGCCTCGCGCCCGCCGTGCGGCGCATCCTGCTCGTCGAGGGCCCGGCGGTGCTCGGCTGGGGCGAGTGGCGGGAGGGCGATCTCGAGACGAGCGTGCGCCTGCTCGACGCGGGCGTCGCCGAGCTCGCCGCCGCGGGCGTCGTCGACGGCGACGGGCTCGACCTCGGCATCGTGACCGCGATGCTGTCGGGCGCCCTGAACGAGGCCGCACTCGTGAGCGCCGAGGCGTCCGACCCCGACGCCGGCACCGATGCCGCGATCGCGACGCTCCGCCGCATGCTGGTCGGACTCGCACCCGCCGCAGCTCAGTGA
- a CDS encoding DUF3817 domain-containing protein — MPLEPKTADLPRIRGALKLYQVASVITGVLLLLLCAEMILKYAFHLELFAFGSGGFLSFQPVLETANGLESTGDGVNLSTGILIVHGWFYVVYLFSDFRLWSLMRWPFGRFILIALGGIIPFLSFILEARIGREVRTYLERREADASAAPAPNAGAEASDSDQPSVEAAQ, encoded by the coding sequence ATGCCCCTCGAGCCGAAAACCGCCGATCTGCCGCGCATCCGCGGGGCGCTGAAGCTCTACCAGGTCGCGTCGGTGATCACCGGCGTGCTCCTGCTGCTGCTCTGCGCCGAGATGATCCTGAAGTACGCCTTCCACCTCGAGCTGTTCGCGTTCGGGTCGGGCGGGTTCCTGAGCTTCCAGCCGGTGCTCGAGACGGCGAACGGTCTCGAGTCGACCGGCGACGGGGTCAACCTCTCGACCGGCATCCTCATCGTGCACGGCTGGTTCTACGTCGTGTACCTGTTCAGCGACTTCCGGCTCTGGAGCCTCATGCGCTGGCCGTTCGGCCGGTTCATCCTCATCGCGCTCGGCGGCATCATCCCGTTCCTGTCGTTCATCCTCGAGGCGCGCATCGGCCGCGAGGTGCGCACCTACCTCGAGCGTCGTGAGGCGGATGCCTCGGCGGCGCCCGCGCCGAACGCCGGCGCCGAGGCATCCGATTCCGACCAGCCGTCCGTGGAGGCAGCCCAGTGA
- the guaA gene encoding glutamine-hydrolyzing GMP synthase: MSEPQTEQGTGPEQGTGHRPVLVVDFGAQYAQLIARRVREASVYSEIVPHTITAEEVAAKNPIGIVLSGGPSSVYEEGAPSLDEGILELGVPTLGICYGFQVMARQLGGEVAHTGLREYGSTETTVRADDGNVLLGGQPEHQVTWMSHGDSVSVAPEGFEVLASTASTPVAAFANDEKKFYGVQWHPEVKHSQFGQRVLENFLHRAAGIAADWNPGNVIAEQIERIREQVGSARVISALSGGVDSAVSTALVQRAVGDQLTAVFVDHGLLRKGEREQVQNDYVAATGVNLVTVDAADTFLDALEGVSDPEQKRKIIGREFIRAFEQAELDVIASAAASGEKVKFLVQGTLYPDVVESGGGTGTANIKSHHNVGGLPEDLQFELVEPLRTLFKDEVRAIGRELGLPEAIVGRQPFPGPGLGIRIVGEVTRDRLALLREADAIAREELSAAGLDGEIWQCPVVLLADVRSVGVQGDGRTYGHPIVLRPVSSEDAMTADWTRLPYDVLARISNRITNEVAEVNRVVLDVTSKPPGTIEWE, translated from the coding sequence GTGAGCGAACCCCAGACCGAGCAGGGCACCGGCCCCGAGCAGGGTACCGGCCACCGGCCGGTGCTCGTCGTCGACTTCGGCGCCCAGTACGCGCAGCTCATCGCGCGGCGCGTTCGCGAGGCATCCGTCTATTCCGAGATCGTGCCGCACACGATCACCGCCGAAGAGGTCGCGGCGAAGAACCCGATCGGCATCGTGCTGTCGGGCGGGCCGTCGTCGGTGTACGAGGAGGGGGCGCCGTCGCTCGACGAGGGGATCCTCGAGCTCGGCGTGCCGACCCTCGGCATCTGCTACGGCTTCCAGGTGATGGCGCGCCAGCTCGGCGGCGAGGTCGCGCACACCGGCCTGCGCGAGTACGGGTCGACCGAGACGACCGTGCGCGCCGACGACGGCAATGTGCTGCTCGGCGGGCAGCCCGAGCACCAGGTGACGTGGATGAGCCACGGCGACTCGGTCTCGGTCGCGCCCGAGGGGTTCGAGGTGCTCGCCTCGACGGCGTCGACGCCGGTGGCCGCATTCGCGAACGACGAGAAGAAGTTCTACGGCGTGCAGTGGCACCCCGAGGTGAAGCACTCGCAGTTCGGCCAGAGGGTGCTCGAGAACTTCCTGCACCGCGCCGCCGGCATCGCCGCCGACTGGAACCCGGGCAACGTCATCGCCGAGCAGATCGAGCGGATCCGCGAGCAGGTCGGCTCGGCGCGCGTGATCTCGGCGCTGTCGGGCGGGGTCGACTCGGCCGTCTCGACGGCGCTCGTGCAGCGCGCCGTGGGCGACCAGCTCACCGCGGTCTTCGTCGACCACGGGCTGCTGCGCAAGGGCGAGCGTGAGCAGGTGCAGAACGACTATGTGGCCGCGACCGGCGTGAACCTGGTCACGGTCGACGCCGCCGACACGTTCCTCGACGCGCTCGAGGGCGTCAGCGACCCCGAGCAGAAGCGCAAGATCATCGGCCGCGAGTTCATCCGCGCGTTCGAGCAGGCCGAGCTCGACGTGATCGCGTCGGCGGCTGCGTCGGGCGAGAAGGTGAAGTTCCTCGTGCAGGGCACGCTCTACCCCGACGTCGTCGAGTCGGGCGGCGGCACGGGCACCGCGAACATCAAGAGCCACCACAACGTGGGCGGCCTGCCCGAAGACCTGCAGTTCGAACTCGTCGAGCCGCTGCGCACCCTGTTCAAGGACGAGGTGCGTGCGATCGGCCGCGAGCTCGGGCTGCCCGAGGCGATCGTCGGCCGCCAGCCGTTTCCGGGGCCAGGCCTCGGCATCCGCATCGTGGGCGAGGTCACCCGTGATCGTCTCGCTCTGCTCCGTGAGGCCGATGCGATCGCGCGCGAAGAGCTGAGCGCGGCCGGCCTCGACGGCGAGATCTGGCAGTGCCCGGTCGTGCTGCTCGCCGACGTGCGCTCGGTGGGCGTGCAGGGCGACGGCCGCACCTACGGCCACCCGATCGTGCTGCGGCCCGTGTCATCCGAGGATGCGATGACCGCCGACTGGACCCGCCTGCCGTACGACGTGCTCGCCCGCATCAGCAACCGCATCACGAACGAGGTCGCCGAGGTGAACCGAGTCGTGCTCGACGTCACGTCGAAGCCGCCGGGCACGATCGAGTGGGAGTGA
- a CDS encoding nitroreductase/quinone reductase family protein encodes MRATYIRPTRVDGVVNGLVALSTRVGLPLAGSRVLAVRGSTSGEWRTTPVNPLHLGGDRYLVAPRGTTQWVRNLRAAGAGRLQHGRRIEEFTAVEIADAEKPPVLREYLRVWAWEVGRFFEDLDQHSPDERLLDAASGFPVFRITTVSGD; translated from the coding sequence ATGCGCGCCACGTACATTCGGCCCACCCGCGTCGACGGCGTGGTCAACGGGCTCGTGGCGCTCTCGACGCGAGTCGGCCTGCCGCTCGCCGGCAGCCGGGTGCTGGCGGTGCGCGGTAGCACGAGCGGCGAGTGGCGTACCACGCCCGTGAACCCCTTGCACCTCGGCGGCGACCGGTACCTCGTGGCGCCGCGCGGCACGACGCAGTGGGTGCGCAATCTGCGCGCCGCAGGCGCGGGCCGCCTGCAGCACGGGCGACGGATCGAGGAGTTCACCGCGGTCGAGATCGCCGACGCCGAGAAGCCGCCCGTGCTTCGCGAGTACCTGCGGGTGTGGGCGTGGGAGGTCGGCCGGTTCTTCGAGGACCTCGACCAGCATTCGCCCGACGAACGGCTGCTCGATGCGGCATCCGGCTTTCCCGTCTTTCGCATCACGACCGTCTCCGGAGACTGA